The Mustela lutreola isolate mMusLut2 chromosome 3, mMusLut2.pri, whole genome shotgun sequence genome includes a region encoding these proteins:
- the PNKD gene encoding probable hydrolase PNKD isoform X4 yields MAAVVAATALKGRGARNARVLRGILSGATANKASQNRTRALQSHSSPECKEEPESLSPELEYIPRKRGKNPMKAVGLAWAIGFPCGILLFILTKREVDKDRLKQMKARQNMRASNTGEYESQRFRASSQHALSPEAGSGVQA; encoded by the exons ATGGCGGCGGTGGTAGCTGCTACGGCGCTGAAGGGCCGGGGGGCGAGAAATGCCCGCGTCCTCCGGG GGATTCTCTCAGGAGCCACAGCTAACAAGGCCTCCCAGAACAGGACCCGGGCACTGCAAAGCCACAGCTCCCCAGAGTGCAAGGAGGAGCCGGAGTCCCTTTCCCCTGAGCTGGAATACATTCCCAGAAAGAGGGGCAAGAACCCCATGAAAGCTGTGGGACTCGCCTG GGCCATCGGCTTCCCCTGTGGTATCCTCCTCTTCATCCTCACCAAGCGGGAAGTGGACAAGGACCGTTTGAAGCAGATGAAGGCTCGGCAGAACATGCGGGCATCCAACACGGGCGAGTATGAGAGCCAGAGGTTCAGGGCCTCCTCCCAACACGCCCTGTCTCCTGAAGCTGGGTCAGGGGTGCAAGCCTGA
- the AAMP gene encoding angio-associated migratory cell protein isoform X2: MESESESGAAADTPPLETLSFHGDEEIIEVVELDPGPPDPDDLAQEMEDVDFEEEEEEEEGNEEGWVLEPQEGVVGSMEGPDDSEVTFALHSASVFCVSLDPKTNTLAVTGGEDDKAFVWRLSDGELLFECAGHKDSVTCAGFSHDSTLVATGDMSGLLKVWQVDTKEEVWSFEAGDLEWMEWHPRAPVLLAGTADGNTWMWKVPNGDCKTFQGPNCPATCGRVLPDGKRAVVGYEDGTIRIWDLKQGSPIHVLKGTEGHQGPLTCVATNQDGSLILTGSVDCQAKLVSATTGKVVGVFRPETVASQPSVGEGEESESNSVESLGFCSVMPLAAVGYLDGTLAIYDLSTQTLRHQCQHQSGIVQLLWEAGTAVVYTCSLDGIVRLWDARTGRLLTDYRGHTAEILDFALSKDASLVVTTSGDHKAKVFCVQRPDR, from the exons ATGGAGTCCGAATCTGAGAGCGGGGCCGCCGCTGACACCCCCCCACTGGAGACCCTGAGCTTCCATGGTGATGAGGAGATTATCGAGGTGGTAGAACTGGATCCTGGTCCGCCGGACCCAG ATGATCTGGCTCAGGAGATGGAAGATGTGGACTtcgaggaagaagaagaagaggaagagggcaaCGAGGAGGGCTGGGTTCTAGAACCCCAGGAAGGGGTGGTCGGCAGCATGGAGGGCCCAGACGATAGTGAAGTCACCTTTGCATTGCACTCAG CGTCTGTGTTTTGTGTGAGCCTGGACCCCAAGACCAACACCTTGGCAGTGACTGGGGGTGAAGATGACAAGGCTTTCGTATGGAGGCTCAGTGATGGGGAGCTGCTCTTTGAGTGTGCAG GCCATAAAGACTCTGTTACTTGTGCTGGTTTCAGCCACGACTCTACCCTCGTGGCCACAGGGGACATGAGCGGCCTCTTGAAAGTGTGGCAGGTGGACACCAAGGAGGAGGTCTGGTCCTTTGAAGCAGGAGATCTGGAG tGGATGGAGTGGCACCCTCGGGCACCTGTCCTCCTGGCTGGCACAGCTGACGGCAACACCTGGATGTGGAAGGTCCCAAATGGCGACTGCAAGACCTTCCAAGGCCCCAACTGCCCAGCTACCTGCGGCCGAGTCCTCCCTGATG GGAAGAGAGCTGTGGTCGGCTATGAAGATGGCACCATCAGGATCTGGGACCTGAAGCAGGGAAGCCCGATCCACGTACTAAAAG GGACTGAGGGTCACCAGGGCCCTCTGACCTGTGTCGCCACCAACCAGGACGGCAGCCTGATCCTCACCGGCTCTGTGGACTGCCAGGCCAAGCTGGTCAGTGCCACCACCGGCAAG GTGGTGGGTGTTTTCAGACCTGAGACCGTGGCGTCCCAGCCCAgtgtgggagaaggggaggagagcgAGTCCAACTctgtggagtctttgggtttctGCAGCGT gaTGCCTCTGGCAGCTGTTGGCTACCTGGATGGGACCTTGGCCATCTATGACCTGTCTACACAGACCCTTAGGCACCAGTGTCAGCACCAG TCAGGCATTGTGCAGCTGCTGTGGGAGGCGGGCACCGCCGTGGTTTACACTTGCAGCCTAGATGGCATCGTGCGCCTCTGGGACGCCCGCACTGGCCGCCTGCTCACAGACTACCGGGGCCACACGGCCGAGATCCTGGACTTCGCCCTCAGCAA AGATGCCTCCCTGGTGGTGACTACATCAGGAGACCACAAAGCAAAAGTATTTTGTGTCCAGAGACCTGACCGCTAA
- the AAMP gene encoding angio-associated migratory cell protein isoform X1 → MESESESGAAADTPPLETLSFHGDEEIIEVVELDPGPPDPADDLAQEMEDVDFEEEEEEEEGNEEGWVLEPQEGVVGSMEGPDDSEVTFALHSASVFCVSLDPKTNTLAVTGGEDDKAFVWRLSDGELLFECAGHKDSVTCAGFSHDSTLVATGDMSGLLKVWQVDTKEEVWSFEAGDLEWMEWHPRAPVLLAGTADGNTWMWKVPNGDCKTFQGPNCPATCGRVLPDGKRAVVGYEDGTIRIWDLKQGSPIHVLKGTEGHQGPLTCVATNQDGSLILTGSVDCQAKLVSATTGKVVGVFRPETVASQPSVGEGEESESNSVESLGFCSVMPLAAVGYLDGTLAIYDLSTQTLRHQCQHQSGIVQLLWEAGTAVVYTCSLDGIVRLWDARTGRLLTDYRGHTAEILDFALSKDASLVVTTSGDHKAKVFCVQRPDR, encoded by the exons ATGGAGTCCGAATCTGAGAGCGGGGCCGCCGCTGACACCCCCCCACTGGAGACCCTGAGCTTCCATGGTGATGAGGAGATTATCGAGGTGGTAGAACTGGATCCTGGTCCGCCGGACCCAG CAGATGATCTGGCTCAGGAGATGGAAGATGTGGACTtcgaggaagaagaagaagaggaagagggcaaCGAGGAGGGCTGGGTTCTAGAACCCCAGGAAGGGGTGGTCGGCAGCATGGAGGGCCCAGACGATAGTGAAGTCACCTTTGCATTGCACTCAG CGTCTGTGTTTTGTGTGAGCCTGGACCCCAAGACCAACACCTTGGCAGTGACTGGGGGTGAAGATGACAAGGCTTTCGTATGGAGGCTCAGTGATGGGGAGCTGCTCTTTGAGTGTGCAG GCCATAAAGACTCTGTTACTTGTGCTGGTTTCAGCCACGACTCTACCCTCGTGGCCACAGGGGACATGAGCGGCCTCTTGAAAGTGTGGCAGGTGGACACCAAGGAGGAGGTCTGGTCCTTTGAAGCAGGAGATCTGGAG tGGATGGAGTGGCACCCTCGGGCACCTGTCCTCCTGGCTGGCACAGCTGACGGCAACACCTGGATGTGGAAGGTCCCAAATGGCGACTGCAAGACCTTCCAAGGCCCCAACTGCCCAGCTACCTGCGGCCGAGTCCTCCCTGATG GGAAGAGAGCTGTGGTCGGCTATGAAGATGGCACCATCAGGATCTGGGACCTGAAGCAGGGAAGCCCGATCCACGTACTAAAAG GGACTGAGGGTCACCAGGGCCCTCTGACCTGTGTCGCCACCAACCAGGACGGCAGCCTGATCCTCACCGGCTCTGTGGACTGCCAGGCCAAGCTGGTCAGTGCCACCACCGGCAAG GTGGTGGGTGTTTTCAGACCTGAGACCGTGGCGTCCCAGCCCAgtgtgggagaaggggaggagagcgAGTCCAACTctgtggagtctttgggtttctGCAGCGT gaTGCCTCTGGCAGCTGTTGGCTACCTGGATGGGACCTTGGCCATCTATGACCTGTCTACACAGACCCTTAGGCACCAGTGTCAGCACCAG TCAGGCATTGTGCAGCTGCTGTGGGAGGCGGGCACCGCCGTGGTTTACACTTGCAGCCTAGATGGCATCGTGCGCCTCTGGGACGCCCGCACTGGCCGCCTGCTCACAGACTACCGGGGCCACACGGCCGAGATCCTGGACTTCGCCCTCAGCAA AGATGCCTCCCTGGTGGTGACTACATCAGGAGACCACAAAGCAAAAGTATTTTGTGTCCAGAGACCTGACCGCTAA
- the GPBAR1 gene encoding G-protein coupled bile acid receptor 1, giving the protein MIPNSTREAPSPVPTGALGLSLALAILIIAANLLLALGIARDRHLRRPPAGCFFLSLLLAGLLTGLALPVLPGLWSQSRLGYWSCFFLYLAPNFSFLSLLANLLLVHGERYMAVRQPLRPRGSTWLALLLTWAGPLLFTSLPALGWNHWAPGTNCSSQAVFPAPYLYLEVYGLLLPAVGAAALLSARVLAMAHRQLQDIRRLEQAVCRGAPSALAQALTWRQARAQAGATLLFGLCWGPYVATLLLSVLAFEQRLPLGPGTLLSLISLGSASAAAVPVAMGLGDQRYTAPWRTAAHRCLRMLPRRTPRTGPGPRTAYRTSSQSSVNLDLN; this is encoded by the coding sequence ATGATCCCCAACAGCACCAGGGAGGCACCCAGCCCGGTTCCCACGGGGGCCCTGGGGCTCTCCCTGGCCCTGGCCATCCTCATCATCGCCGCCAACCTGCTCCTGGCCTTGGGCATCGCCAGGGATCGGCATCTGCGCCGCCCGCCCGCTGGCTGCTTCTTCCTGAGCCTGCTGCTGGCCGGGCTGCTCACAGGGCTGGCGCTACCCGTGCTGCCCGGCCTCTGGAGCCAGAGCCGCCTAGGCTACTGgtcctgtttcttcctctatCTGGCGCCCAATTTCTCCTTCCTGTCCCTGCTCGCCAACCTCCTGCTGGTGCACGGCGAGCGCTACATGGCAGTGCGGCAGCCCCTGCGGCCCCGCGGGAGCACATGGCTGGCCCTGCTCCTCACCTGGGCCGGGCCCCTGCTCTTCACCAGCCTGCCAGCCCTGGGGTGGAACCATTGGGCCCCCGGCACCAACTGCAGCTCCCAGGCTGTCTTCCCGGCCCCCTACCTCTACCTTGAAGTCTACGGGCTCCTGCTGCCCGCTGTGGGGGCCGCCGCCCTGCTCTCTGCCCGTGTGCTGGCCATGGCTCACCGCCAGCTGCAGGACATCCGGCGGCTGGAGCAGGCAGTGTGCCGTGGCGCGCCATCGGCCCTGGCCCAGGCCCTCACCTGGAGGCAAGCGAGGGCACAGGCCGGGGCCACGCTGCTCTTCGGGCTGTGCTGGGGGCCCTATGTGGCCACCCTGCTCCTCTCAGTCCTGGCCTTTGAGCAGCGCCTGCCGCTGGGGCCAGGAACTCTGTTGTCCCTCATCTCACTGGGTAGTGCCAGCGCAGCAGCCGTGCCCGTGGCCATGGGGCTGGGGGATCAGCGCTACACAGCCCCCTGGAGGACGGCCGCCCACAGGTGCCTGCGCATGCTGCCCAGAAGGACCCCCCGCACTGGGCCTGGCCCCCGCACAGCCTACCGCACCAGTAGCCAAAGCAGCGTGAACCTTGACTTGAACTAG